The following are encoded in a window of Qipengyuania soli genomic DNA:
- a CDS encoding phosphoribosyl-ATP diphosphatase, whose product MDTLSRLEATIASRRNADPASSYVAQLNHRGLAVMARKLGEEAVETITAALAGEREELVGEAADVLFHLMVLLGAKDVTLAEVLAELDRREGTSGLAEKASRSE is encoded by the coding sequence ATGGACACGCTCTCCCGCCTCGAAGCGACGATCGCTTCCCGCCGCAATGCCGATCCTGCGTCGAGCTATGTGGCGCAGCTCAACCATCGCGGGCTTGCAGTCATGGCGCGCAAGCTGGGCGAGGAAGCGGTCGAGACCATCACTGCCGCGCTCGCGGGCGAACGCGAAGAACTGGTGGGGGAGGCGGCCGACGTATTGTTCCACCTCATGGTCCTGCTCGGCGCAAAGGACGTGACGCTGGCCGAAGTGCTTGCCGAGCTCGACCGGCGCGAAGGCACGTCCGGCCTCGCGGAAAAGGCATCCAGGAGCGAATAA
- a CDS encoding histidine triad nucleotide-binding protein, with translation MPIDPTLPYDDNNIFAKILRGEIPSTKVYEDEWAYAFEDINPQAEIHTLVVPKGRYVSWDDFSARASAEEIAGFVRAVGNVARDKGLVEPGYRMMANIGAHGGQEVPHLHVHIFGGQPLGPMIWRR, from the coding sequence ATGCCCATCGACCCGACCCTGCCCTACGACGACAACAACATCTTCGCGAAGATCCTGCGCGGCGAAATCCCTTCGACCAAGGTGTACGAGGACGAGTGGGCCTATGCCTTCGAGGACATCAACCCGCAGGCCGAAATCCATACGCTGGTGGTGCCCAAGGGCCGTTATGTCAGCTGGGACGACTTCAGCGCCAGGGCGAGTGCGGAGGAAATCGCGGGCTTCGTCCGCGCGGTCGGCAATGTCGCGCGCGACAAGGGGCTGGTCGAGCCCGGCTATCGCATGATGGCCAATATCGGTGCGCATGGGGGGCAGGAAGTTCCCCACCTCCACGTGCATATCTTCGGCGGACAGCCGCTCGGGCCGATGATCTGGCGGCGTTAA
- a CDS encoding YbgC/FadM family acyl-CoA thioesterase, with protein MTMPNPPDGVLDKGRHLYAVRVYYEDTDLSGITYHANYLRWFERARSDLLRRLEIDQRAAIEAGEGAYAVSELTLKYLRPAKLDDDVLIETRCTELGAASCRMHQKAWRGDELLAEAHLRVGFVSPEGRPKRQPEEWRAAFARFAAQEDQ; from the coding sequence ATGACCATGCCCAATCCCCCCGACGGAGTGCTCGACAAGGGCCGCCACCTGTATGCGGTGCGCGTCTATTACGAGGACACCGACCTTTCGGGCATCACCTACCACGCCAATTACCTGCGCTGGTTCGAGCGTGCGCGATCGGACTTGCTCCGCCGGCTCGAAATCGACCAGCGCGCGGCGATCGAGGCAGGTGAGGGCGCCTATGCGGTGTCCGAACTGACGCTCAAATACCTGCGCCCTGCCAAGCTCGACGATGACGTGCTGATCGAGACGCGCTGCACCGAACTCGGTGCCGCTTCATGTCGCATGCATCAGAAGGCGTGGAGGGGTGACGAATTGCTGGCCGAGGCGCACTTGCGCGTCGGCTTCGTTTCACCCGAGGGCAGGCCCAAACGCCAGCCCGAGGAATGGCGCGCGGCCTTCGCGCGTTTTGCCGCACAAGAGGACCAATGA
- the tolQ gene encoding protein TolQ produces MSSTALLLIAAAPTRLDPIRLFLDADIVVQLVMTGLLLASVWVWMIIVSFSIRMRNMRARTIEYESEFWQADNFDRFTSERGNKDIPAARVAQAAVGEWRRSTKTTVRDPEALRARIASAMDSQIALEADDIAERLNFLATVGAVAPFVGLFGTVWGIMNSFFQIGAQESSSLAVVAPGISEALFATAIGLFAAIPAVIAYNRFSHRVDRYEARLTRFADKLSATFSRQLEAL; encoded by the coding sequence ATGAGCTCGACCGCCCTTCTCCTGATCGCCGCCGCCCCGACGCGGCTCGACCCCATCCGCCTGTTCCTCGATGCAGACATCGTCGTCCAGCTGGTGATGACCGGACTGCTGCTCGCCAGCGTGTGGGTGTGGATGATCATCGTCAGCTTCTCGATCCGCATGCGCAATATGCGTGCCCGCACGATCGAGTATGAAAGCGAATTCTGGCAGGCGGACAATTTCGACCGCTTCACGTCGGAGCGCGGCAACAAGGACATCCCTGCGGCGCGTGTGGCGCAGGCGGCGGTCGGCGAATGGCGCCGCTCCACCAAGACCACGGTGCGCGATCCCGAGGCACTGCGCGCCCGTATTGCTTCGGCCATGGACAGCCAGATCGCGCTCGAAGCGGACGACATTGCCGAACGGCTGAACTTCCTCGCCACCGTCGGCGCGGTCGCACCCTTCGTCGGTCTGTTCGGTACGGTCTGGGGCATCATGAACAGCTTCTTCCAGATCGGCGCGCAGGAAAGCAGCAGCCTCGCCGTCGTCGCGCCGGGCATTTCGGAAGCGCTCTTTGCCACCGCGATCGGCCTCTTTGCCGCCATTCCGGCGGTGATCGCCTACAACCGCTTCAGCCACCGCGTGGACCGTTACGAGGCGCGACTGACCCGCTTCGCCGACAAGCTTTCGGCCACTTTCAGCCGCCAGCTGGAGGCGCTCTGA
- a CDS encoding ExbD/TolR family protein → MAMGLASGGGRRRRGRGGGRRPMSEINVTPLVDVMLVLLIIFMVTAPLLTAGVPINLPDSRASALPQEQQQVTISIDESGYVYIDDARVPVGGLPEALKNLPRTGEGPDITLRADRALDYGRVMAVMGELNRAGLNRISLVTNGGGVRAPVNNGSSQQE, encoded by the coding sequence ATGGCGATGGGCCTTGCCTCTGGCGGAGGACGCAGGCGGCGCGGGCGCGGCGGCGGGCGACGCCCGATGTCCGAGATCAACGTTACCCCGCTGGTCGACGTCATGCTTGTGCTGCTGATCATCTTCATGGTCACTGCACCGCTGCTGACCGCGGGTGTCCCGATCAACCTGCCCGACAGCCGGGCCTCGGCGCTGCCGCAGGAACAGCAGCAGGTCACGATCAGCATCGACGAGAGTGGATACGTCTATATCGACGATGCGCGGGTACCCGTAGGCGGCTTGCCCGAGGCGCTGAAGAACCTTCCGCGCACCGGCGAAGGTCCCGATATCACCCTGCGCGCCGACCGCGCGCTCGACTACGGGCGCGTCATGGCGGTGATGGGAGAACTCAACCGCGCCGGGCTCAACCGCATTTCGCTCGTGACGAATGGCGGCGGAGTTCGTGCTCCGGTCAACAACGGTTCATCGCAGCAGGAATAG
- a CDS encoding energy transducer TonB, producing the protein MSMGASMLRKEEKTGLLVALGLHLLILVALFVQGLLPAPTFEKPERMTVSLAEDVGLEATAPDPVAESRAATAPTISDAPAPAPDQPAPRETTAPAPRVQSPVPAPTARPDNRERRRPDPPRTQTPPRKQDKGGGSRLGDNFLEGSGSSTTTSETRVPASQIGASAKASLVQAIARRIKPKWQPPSGPDVDRITTYLRFRLNPDGSLAGRPTVVRQTGINDTNRAQAERHAEQAIRAVQLAAPFTDLPPEFYEAWKLVGPFGFDWRLAQ; encoded by the coding sequence ATGAGCATGGGAGCGAGCATGTTGCGAAAGGAAGAGAAGACCGGCCTGCTGGTCGCGCTCGGCCTGCACCTGCTCATCCTTGTCGCGCTGTTCGTCCAGGGGCTCCTGCCCGCACCGACCTTCGAAAAGCCGGAGCGCATGACGGTGAGCCTGGCCGAGGATGTTGGTCTCGAAGCGACTGCGCCCGATCCGGTGGCGGAAAGCCGCGCCGCGACAGCGCCGACCATTTCGGATGCACCCGCACCGGCGCCCGACCAACCCGCGCCGCGCGAGACCACGGCGCCTGCCCCGCGCGTCCAGTCGCCCGTCCCCGCTCCGACCGCGCGGCCTGACAACCGCGAGCGTCGTCGCCCCGACCCGCCGCGCACGCAGACTCCTCCGCGCAAGCAGGACAAGGGCGGCGGTTCGCGCTTGGGCGATAATTTCCTCGAAGGTTCGGGCAGCAGCACCACGACCAGCGAGACCCGCGTCCCTGCCTCGCAGATCGGTGCGAGCGCCAAGGCTTCGCTCGTCCAGGCGATCGCCCGTCGGATCAAGCCCAAGTGGCAACCGCCGAGCGGCCCCGACGTCGATCGCATCACTACATACCTTCGCTTCCGCCTCAATCCCGACGGCAGCCTTGCCGGGCGCCCGACCGTGGTTCGCCAGACCGGCATCAACGACACCAACCGCGCGCAGGCCGAACGCCATGCCGAACAGGCCATCAGGGCCGTCCAGCTTGCCGCACCCTTCACCGACCTTCCGCCCGAATTCTACGAGGCCTGGAAGCTGGTCGGTCCCTTTGGCTTCGACTGGAGACTCGCCCAATGA
- the tolB gene encoding Tol-Pal system beta propeller repeat protein TolB, translated as MKYLLLATLALVAAPVLAQNQDLGQAVQEGGEVETVDEGEGLTGSVSFEGNLDDLGIAIPGFATDADVPTPAHSSGTAALGKELARVITADLRNNGLFKPTGPDALPQPRFAEITAPNFPIWSNRGAEMLVHGYVRGRSDGKLTVGCYLYDMALQSQLVREGWVVQPADWRRAAHKCADLVYSRLSGESPFFDSRIAYIAETGPKDNRTKRLAIMDSDGANHRFITTGRSTALTPRYSPDYKKLSYLSYIDGNPRIYIYDIGTGKQTLVTQSTNPTFAPRWSPDGRWILYSMAVNGNTDIYRVPATGGEPRRLTDTPGIDIGGSYSPDGSKIVFESDRSGTQQCYVMNADGSNQRRISFGGGRCATPEWSPRGDQIAFTNASSFNISVMTPSGGSVRTLTNGWQDEAPTWAPNGRIIQFFRTERNSGRTSLWQVDLTGENLRRLPTQVDASDPSWGPILP; from the coding sequence ATGAAATATCTTCTGCTCGCGACCCTCGCGCTGGTTGCCGCGCCTGTGCTGGCGCAGAACCAGGACCTCGGACAGGCGGTCCAGGAAGGCGGCGAGGTCGAGACCGTGGACGAAGGCGAAGGCCTCACGGGTTCGGTCAGCTTCGAAGGCAATCTCGACGATCTCGGTATCGCCATCCCGGGCTTTGCGACCGACGCCGACGTGCCGACCCCGGCGCATAGCAGCGGGACGGCAGCCTTGGGCAAGGAACTCGCCCGCGTCATCACGGCCGACCTCAGGAACAACGGCCTCTTCAAGCCGACCGGCCCCGATGCGCTGCCGCAGCCGCGCTTTGCCGAGATTACCGCGCCCAACTTTCCGATCTGGTCGAACCGCGGGGCAGAAATGCTGGTCCATGGCTACGTCCGCGGGCGCAGCGACGGCAAGCTGACGGTCGGTTGCTACCTCTACGACATGGCCTTGCAGAGCCAGCTGGTGCGCGAAGGCTGGGTGGTCCAGCCCGCCGACTGGCGTCGCGCCGCGCACAAATGCGCGGACCTCGTCTATTCGCGCCTCTCTGGCGAGAGCCCCTTCTTCGATAGTCGCATCGCCTATATCGCCGAAACCGGGCCCAAAGATAACCGGACCAAGCGGCTCGCCATCATGGACAGCGACGGGGCGAACCATCGCTTCATCACCACCGGCCGTTCGACCGCACTGACGCCGCGCTATTCGCCCGACTACAAGAAGCTGTCCTACCTCAGCTATATCGACGGCAATCCGCGCATCTACATCTACGATATCGGGACGGGGAAGCAGACGCTGGTAACGCAGAGCACCAACCCGACCTTCGCCCCGAGGTGGAGCCCGGACGGCAGGTGGATCCTCTATTCGATGGCGGTCAACGGCAACACCGACATCTATCGCGTGCCGGCTACCGGTGGCGAGCCGCGCCGCCTGACCGACACGCCGGGGATCGACATTGGCGGCTCCTATTCGCCCGATGGGAGCAAGATCGTCTTCGAAAGCGACCGTTCGGGCACGCAGCAATGCTACGTCATGAACGCCGACGGTTCGAACCAGCGCCGCATCAGCTTCGGTGGCGGGCGTTGTGCCACGCCGGAATGGAGCCCGCGCGGCGACCAGATCGCCTTCACCAATGCCAGCAGCTTCAACATCTCGGTGATGACGCCGTCGGGCGGCAGCGTTCGCACGCTGACCAATGGCTGGCAGGACGAGGCGCCGACCTGGGCGCCCAACGGCCGCATCATCCAGTTCTTCCGTACCGAGCGCAACAGCGGCAGGACCTCGCTGTGGCAGGTCGACCTGACGGGCGAGAACCTGCGCCGCCTGCCGACGCAGGTCGATGCTTCGGACCCCTCCTGGGGACCGATCCTGCCGTAA
- the pal gene encoding peptidoglycan-associated lipoprotein Pal, with the protein MNTRIATGLMLASTIALAACQKKAPAELPPAPEATSTPAPSSTEPMGPGVGSQQHFVDAVGMANTVVYFDTDRFNIDSEDAAKLQTQAGYFGQYPQLNFTIEGHADERGTREYNLALGERRANAAKNYLVSVGIPANRIRVVSYGKERPVALGSNESAWAQNRRAATIVIN; encoded by the coding sequence ATGAATACCCGTATCGCCACCGGCCTGATGCTTGCATCGACCATCGCCCTTGCCGCCTGCCAGAAGAAGGCGCCGGCAGAGCTTCCTCCCGCGCCCGAGGCCACTTCGACTCCGGCGCCGTCATCGACCGAGCCGATGGGGCCCGGTGTCGGATCGCAGCAGCATTTCGTCGATGCCGTGGGCATGGCGAACACGGTGGTCTATTTCGACACCGATCGCTTCAATATCGATTCCGAAGATGCGGCGAAGCTGCAGACGCAGGCCGGCTACTTCGGTCAGTACCCGCAGCTGAACTTCACCATCGAAGGCCATGCCGACGAACGCGGCACGCGGGAGTACAACCTTGCGCTGGGCGAACGCCGCGCCAATGCGGCGAAGAACTACCTCGTCTCGGTCGGCATTCCCGCGAACCGCATTCGCGTGGTCAGCTATGGCAAGGAACGCCCCGTGGCCCTCGGTTCGAACGAATCCGCCTGGGCGCAGAACCGCCGCGCTGCGACGATCGTCATCAACTGA
- a CDS encoding J domain-containing protein, whose amino-acid sequence MPKPSRSMDWGFPRWRGYGSSREATQVRICDRHGCDEPGNCPAPKAPNSRERWYFCQKHAAEYNSKWDYFEGLDKAEREERAKAERSENAGYAEAQHYGWAGSGDGSRSRDEMRALDVLELEADADFAAIKKAWREKAKTVHPDVKPGDKEAAAEFQKLQVAYEVLKAAEERREWRG is encoded by the coding sequence TTGCCCAAGCCTAGCCGTTCGATGGACTGGGGCTTCCCGCGGTGGCGTGGCTACGGCTCGTCGCGCGAGGCGACGCAGGTCCGCATATGCGACCGTCACGGCTGTGACGAGCCTGGCAATTGCCCGGCGCCCAAGGCACCAAACAGCCGCGAACGCTGGTATTTCTGCCAGAAACATGCGGCCGAATACAATTCCAAGTGGGACTATTTCGAGGGTCTCGACAAGGCCGAGCGCGAGGAACGTGCCAAGGCCGAACGGAGCGAAAACGCCGGTTATGCCGAAGCTCAGCACTATGGTTGGGCGGGCAGCGGCGATGGTTCGCGAAGCCGCGATGAAATGCGTGCACTCGATGTGCTCGAACTCGAAGCCGACGCCGATTTCGCCGCGATCAAAAAGGCCTGGCGCGAAAAGGCCAAGACCGTCCACCCGGACGTGAAGCCGGGCGACAAGGAAGCGGCGGCCGAATTCCAGAAACTCCAGGTCGCCTACGAAGTCTTGAAGGCTGCCGAAGAAAGGCGTGAATGGCGCGGCTGA